The Paenibacillus sp. FSL W8-0426 region AGCCGATCCCAATCAATGGCATCCCGTATGCCTTCGCGAATGATCGGTTCGTCATCTGCAATCAGAACTTGGTAGCGCCCTGAAGTCTGCAATGTCTGGACTCCCGCCACAGAAACTGCCGCACTCTCCAATTCTGTCCAAGCTGCTTGCATGGTTGCTCTCTTCATTGACTCTCCCGCCTTCCTTCAATATCGAATTGCAATGCTTGTGGTAGTTCCTTCATTAACGGCTGAGTGATGGTCACGCAGGTCCCTTCACCTTCCTGACTATCCAGGCTGATTCCGTATTCTTCGCCAAAAGAAAGCCGCAGACGTGCCTGTACATTCAGCATGCCATAACTTTTGCCACCCTGGCCGGCTTCCTGTATTTCCATGCTCTCCAGGGGTGTGCTGAGGAGACGAGTCATCTCGTGCAGCCGCTCGCCTGTCATCCCGGCGCCATCGTCCTGTACCGTAAGCAACAGCTTGTCGTCTTTTACTTTAGCTTCGATCCGAATGTTACCCGGCCCTCGTCTCCCCTTAATCCCGTGATAAATTGCATTTTCCACTATGGGCTGCAGCACCAGCTTAAGCACGAACAGCTCCTTTAGGTCCTCGGGAATCACCAACTCACATTGAAGCCGGTTCCGGTACCGGGTCTGTTGAATCTGCAGATAGCTGGATATATGTTCAATCTCGGAACGCAGAGGAATGAAATCATTGCCTTTGCTGAGCCCGATCCGAAACAGTCTGGAGAGGGCACCCACCATCTCGGATACATCGTCTACGCCTTTCCTCTGTGCCATCCAATGAATCGTATCCAAGGTGTTATATAAAAAATGAGGTTTGATATGCTCCTGCAGGCTTCGCATTTCCGCATCCCGTTTCTGCCGCTCCCGCAGTTCATTAAGGGACATGAGCTGCTGGATTTGCACCAGCATTCGGTTGAAGCTTCTGCCGAGCATGCCGATTTCATCGGCACGATCGCTCCAGCGGCCGGATCTGAGATTTCCCGTTTCCGCTCTGCGCATATAAGACATCAACCGGAAAATAGGCTGAGCGATGGAATTGGAAAATCGCAGGGAAGCGCTCAGGCCAAAGAGACAGACCACGAAAACAAAACTGACCACGTAAAACTGGATCTGGCGGACTTCCGC contains the following coding sequences:
- a CDS encoding sensor histidine kinase, translated to MKGGLQRLRLRNMPLRYQLMLLFLLFAIVPSVGLGLLVNWTVERIVERQVEGHTMQLIGKVNEALDSKMENLQNMTYLIAFDPDIRAFMEGKTDFDGHTGTAVPYNDLNRAKDQDQLYGIKQYLQGFTTLYPEIAGIVLVNRNGDYISNEMYPKTNQSLVQEEWYQSAAGNAGIFTVLGQPRHRNITTHVRYKDSEIVSVARSITDESSGRVLGVIMIDLKLRTVSQAARDVTLGKSGYVMVTDAEGRSVYMPDNPLVEQIPPAWFTSGDSGTFNAEAEGKELLFMYQSSAFTGWRTVGVFPAKESTAEVRQIQFYVVSFVFVVCLFGLSASLRFSNSIAQPIFRLMSYMRRAETGNLRSGRWSDRADEIGMLGRSFNRMLVQIQQLMSLNELRERQKRDAEMRSLQEHIKPHFLYNTLDTIHWMAQRKGVDDVSEMVGALSRLFRIGLSKGNDFIPLRSEIEHISSYLQIQQTRYRNRLQCELVIPEDLKELFVLKLVLQPIVENAIYHGIKGRRGPGNIRIEAKVKDDKLLLTVQDDGAGMTGERLHEMTRLLSTPLESMEIQEAGQGGKSYGMLNVQARLRLSFGEEYGISLDSQEGEGTCVTITQPLMKELPQALQFDIEGRRESQ